The Bacteroidota bacterium genome includes a region encoding these proteins:
- a CDS encoding TolC family protein, which yields MNTFKNIAIRFITIFSLLFYFTNIKAQILTIDSILKIIEINNPELQMYDAQIKALDAYATGAYSFDPPRVGVGFFMTPYNPQMWTQDVMNNQQGMGNFMISAEQMFTNPAKLKANSDYMSNMSGAEFEMKNFARYELFSMAKMSYYEWVILKKKIRVINESESLLNYLIKSTELRYTYGMDKLNAYYKAKGMLGDIQLMEIMIDQEISQKRNELNTLLNRSVNTLFEVDSTYSIESYEKIMIDTSIISNNRSDYKVISKNIEVLRSKQIFEYSKRLPDFGIKFDHMVPFGTDPQQFSLMAMVSIPIVPWSSKMYKSSVLGLNFEIDALKAQQQILLNEVSGNMQNLKIMLQSKKQQLELYENNIMPAMKKNYELSLLAYEQNTEELFMVLDAWQNYKLIQLSYYDQLMELLALQIEYEKQLQLPLN from the coding sequence ATGAATACTTTTAAAAATATTGCAATTCGGTTTATAACTATTTTTTCTTTACTTTTTTATTTTACAAATATTAAAGCGCAAATATTGACAATTGACAGCATACTTAAAATTATAGAAATTAATAATCCGGAATTGCAAATGTATGATGCACAGATCAAGGCCCTCGATGCTTATGCCACCGGAGCTTATTCATTTGACCCTCCCCGTGTAGGTGTGGGATTTTTCATGACTCCTTATAATCCTCAAATGTGGACTCAGGATGTTATGAATAATCAGCAAGGTATGGGAAATTTCATGATCTCAGCAGAACAAATGTTTACGAATCCGGCAAAACTCAAAGCAAATTCGGATTATATGAGTAATATGTCAGGTGCTGAATTTGAAATGAAAAATTTTGCAAGATATGAGCTTTTTTCCATGGCAAAAATGAGTTATTACGAATGGGTAATACTTAAGAAAAAAATAAGAGTAATCAATGAAAGCGAATCCTTACTAAATTATCTTATAAAATCTACTGAACTGCGATATACCTACGGGATGGATAAATTAAATGCTTACTATAAAGCAAAAGGTATGTTGGGAGATATTCAATTAATGGAAATTATGATTGATCAGGAAATTAGTCAGAAAAGGAATGAACTTAATACCTTGTTGAATAGAAGTGTAAACACTTTATTTGAAGTTGATTCAACCTATTCAATTGAGAGTTATGAAAAAATAATGATTGACACCTCAATTATTAGCAATAATAGAAGTGATTATAAAGTTATTTCAAAAAATATTGAAGTATTAAGATCTAAACAGATTTTCGAATATTCAAAACGGCTTCCCGATTTTGGAATTAAGTTTGATCATATGGTTCCTTTTGGAACTGATCCGCAACAATTTAGTCTTATGGCTATGGTAAGCATTCCAATTGTCCCCTGGTCATCTAAGATGTATAAGTCTTCTGTGTTAGGTTTAAATTTTGAAATTGATGCTTTGAAGGCTCAGCAACAAATATTATTAAATGAAGTGAGTGGCAATATGCAGAACCTTAAAATAATGCTTCAAAGTAAAAAACAACAATTAGAGCTGTATGAAAATAATATAATGCCCGCAATGAAAAAAAATTACGAATTAAGCCTCTTGGCTTATGAACAAAACACAGAAGAATTATTTATGGTTTTAGATGCTTGGCAAAATTATAAGCTTATTCAACTTAGTTATTACGATCAATTGATGGAGCTGCTAGCCCTTCAAATAGAATATGAAAAACAATTGCAATTACCTCTGAATTAA